From the Accumulibacter sp. genome, one window contains:
- the ltrA gene encoding group II intron reverse transcriptase/maturase, translating into MLLGSAMHQKLGQPGRKVGGRGEAKPEALRDEARPARQGLEGSGRDELLTQALASANMVMAWKRVKANRGSAGVDGRTIVETAAYLRTHWPGIREALLNGSYRPEPVRRVQIPKTGGGMRELGIPTVTDRLIQQALLQVLQPMIDPTFSEYSFGFRPGRRAHDAVLTARRYVQDGYRMVVDVDLEKFFDRVNHDILMERLSRRIDDKAVLRLIRRYLVAGIMDGGVVMQRYEGTPQGGPLSPLLANVLLDEVDRALETRGHRFVRYADDCNVYVRSRQAGERVLNGLRRLYEQLHLKVNEAKTAVAPASGRKFLSFSFWYGPGGQVKCRVADKAKETYKQRIRQLTRRSGGRSLPDVVERLRTYMPGWKGYFQLAQTPKVFRELDEWLRHRLRALQLKHWRRGTTMYRELLALGAAKPDAHRIAANSRRWWRNSCFALNRVMPIAYFDRLGVPRLS; encoded by the coding sequence ATGTTGCTTGGAAGTGCAATGCATCAGAAGCTCGGGCAACCGGGGCGCAAGGTGGGAGGGCGAGGTGAAGCCAAGCCCGAAGCGTTGCGTGATGAAGCACGGCCGGCGCGACAGGGACTCGAAGGTTCAGGGCGAGATGAGCTGCTCACGCAGGCGCTCGCGAGCGCGAACATGGTAATGGCGTGGAAACGCGTCAAAGCCAATCGCGGCAGTGCTGGGGTGGATGGACGGACGATTGTCGAGACGGCGGCGTACCTGAGAACGCACTGGCCGGGGATTCGGGAGGCATTACTGAACGGCAGTTACCGGCCTGAGCCAGTGCGGCGCGTACAGATTCCGAAGACCGGTGGCGGGATGCGGGAATTGGGGATTCCGACGGTGACGGATCGGCTGATCCAGCAAGCCCTGCTGCAGGTCTTGCAGCCGATGATTGATCCGACGTTCTCCGAATACAGCTTCGGCTTCCGACCCGGACGCCGTGCGCACGACGCCGTGCTCACGGCGCGGCGCTACGTGCAGGACGGTTACCGGATGGTGGTCGATGTCGATTTGGAGAAGTTCTTCGACCGGGTCAATCACGACATTCTGATGGAACGGTTATCGAGGCGAATCGACGACAAGGCCGTGCTGCGGCTGATTCGTCGTTACCTTGTGGCCGGCATCATGGATGGCGGCGTGGTCATGCAGCGGTACGAGGGGACGCCGCAAGGCGGCCCGCTGTCGCCGCTGCTGGCTAATGTGTTGCTCGACGAGGTGGATCGTGCGCTGGAAACGCGTGGTCATCGTTTCGTTCGCTATGCCGACGACTGCAATGTCTATGTGCGCAGTCGGCAGGCCGGTGAGCGGGTACTCAATGGGCTGCGCCGACTCTATGAGCAACTTCACCTGAAGGTGAATGAAGCCAAGACGGCGGTTGCACCGGCATCTGGTCGCAAGTTCCTGAGCTTTAGCTTCTGGTATGGTCCAGGTGGCCAAGTGAAATGCCGGGTTGCCGACAAGGCAAAAGAAACCTACAAGCAACGCATCCGACAACTGACGCGTCGCTCGGGCGGGCGTAGCCTGCCGGACGTAGTGGAACGGCTCCGGACTTACATGCCGGGCTGGAAGGGATACTTTCAGCTTGCGCAGACGCCGAAAGTGTTCCGCGAACTCGACGAGTGGTTGCGTCACCGGTTGCGTGCTCTGCAACTCAAGCACTGGCGTCGGGGTACGACGATGTATCGGGAATTGCTGGCGTTGGGTGCTGCTAAGCCGGATGCCCATCGGATCGCCGCAAACAGCCGTCGATGGTGGCGTAACAGCTGCTTCGCGCTGAATCGTGTGATGCCGATCGCTTACTTCGACCGACTCGGCGTGCCGCGTCTCTCATAA
- a CDS encoding sulfate ABC transporter substrate-binding protein: MSGFLHRLGATLLLGLIALPVWAELSLLNVSYDVSRDFYKDYNPLFQKHWKALGGELVELKQSHAGSSKQVRAVADGLEADVVTMNQASDVDFLAEKGLVAKDYAKRFANNASPYTSTMVFIVRKANPKGIRDWPDLVKPGVQVILPHPKNTGNGRYTYLAAWGFALAQPGGNDRSAQDFVARLMQNAPLFAAGGRDATTTFMQRRIGDVLVSFESEAELIAREFGKGEFAVVYPSLSILTEFPVAIVNPVVDKKGTRKLAQAYLEYLWSPAGQENAAQNYLRPRSPELLKKYAEQFPPVRTFTVDEVFGGWSKAFPAHFKDGGTFDQIYQKK; this comes from the coding sequence ATGTCCGGATTCCTTCACAGGCTGGGTGCGACCCTGCTGCTCGGCCTCATTGCCCTGCCCGTCTGGGCTGAACTCAGCCTGCTCAACGTCTCCTATGACGTCTCCAGGGATTTCTACAAGGATTACAACCCGTTGTTCCAGAAGCACTGGAAAGCGCTGGGCGGCGAGTTGGTCGAACTGAAGCAATCGCATGCCGGGTCCAGCAAGCAGGTGCGGGCGGTCGCCGACGGGCTCGAAGCAGACGTGGTGACGATGAATCAGGCGTCCGACGTAGATTTTCTGGCGGAAAAGGGCCTGGTTGCCAAGGACTACGCCAAGCGCTTTGCCAACAATGCTTCGCCGTACACGTCGACGATGGTATTCATCGTTCGCAAGGCCAACCCGAAAGGGATCCGCGACTGGCCCGACCTCGTCAAGCCGGGCGTCCAGGTGATCCTGCCGCATCCCAAGAACACTGGCAACGGCCGCTATACCTACCTCGCGGCCTGGGGTTTCGCACTCGCCCAGCCCGGCGGCAACGACCGCAGCGCGCAGGATTTCGTCGCCAGGCTGATGCAGAACGCGCCCCTGTTCGCCGCCGGGGGCCGCGACGCAACGACCACGTTCATGCAGCGCAGGATCGGCGACGTCCTCGTCTCTTTCGAGAGCGAGGCCGAGCTCATCGCGCGCGAGTTCGGCAAGGGTGAGTTCGCCGTCGTGTACCCATCGCTGTCGATCCTCACCGAGTTTCCCGTCGCCATCGTGAACCCGGTGGTGGACAAGAAGGGAACGCGCAAGCTGGCACAGGCCTATCTCGAGTACCTGTGGTCGCCGGCCGGCCAGGAAAACGCGGCGCAGAACTATCTGCGGCCGCGCAGTCCGGAGCTGCTGAAGAAATATGCCGAGCAGTTCCCGCCGGTGCGGACCTTCACTGTCGACGAGGTGTTCGGCGGCTGGAGCAAGGCCTTTCCGGCGCACTTCAAGGACGGCGGCACCTTCGACCAGATCTATCAGAAGAAGTAG
- the cysT gene encoding sulfate ABC transporter permease subunit CysT, with protein sequence MRSPTAPGQLLPGFRLSLGCAVLYLSLLVLLPLSGLVFKASQLSLAAFWEIASGERALASYRVTFGASLLAASINTVFGLIVAWVLVRYSFPGKRVIDALVDLPFALPTAVAGITLATLYAGNGWIGRYLEALGFKIAFAPPGIVVALTFIGLPFVVRTLQPVIEDIEPEVEEAAASLGASRLQTFVRVLWPALLPALLTGFTLAFSRSIGEYGSVIFIAGNMPLISEITPLLIISKLEQYDVVGATALAVVMLFISFIMLFVVNGLQWWAATRHGRAADGGLR encoded by the coding sequence ATGCGCTCGCCGACTGCTCCCGGGCAATTGTTGCCCGGCTTTCGGTTGTCGCTGGGCTGCGCTGTCCTGTACCTGTCCCTACTCGTCCTGTTGCCGCTGTCGGGACTGGTCTTCAAGGCGAGCCAGCTGAGCCTTGCCGCATTCTGGGAGATCGCCAGCGGTGAGCGGGCGCTGGCGTCCTATCGGGTGACCTTTGGCGCCTCACTGCTCGCGGCGTCGATCAACACGGTTTTCGGGCTGATCGTGGCCTGGGTTCTCGTTCGCTACTCCTTCCCCGGCAAGCGAGTGATCGATGCCTTGGTGGATCTGCCTTTTGCCCTGCCGACGGCCGTTGCCGGGATCACCCTGGCGACCCTCTACGCCGGCAATGGCTGGATCGGGCGCTACCTGGAAGCACTCGGTTTCAAGATCGCCTTTGCGCCCCCAGGCATCGTCGTCGCCCTGACCTTCATTGGCTTGCCATTCGTCGTCCGTACGCTGCAACCGGTGATCGAGGACATCGAGCCCGAGGTCGAGGAGGCCGCCGCGTCGCTCGGCGCCTCTCGGCTGCAGACCTTCGTCCGTGTGCTCTGGCCAGCGCTCCTGCCGGCGTTGTTGACCGGCTTCACGCTTGCCTTCTCACGCTCCATTGGCGAGTACGGATCGGTCATCTTCATCGCCGGCAACATGCCGCTGATCTCCGAGATCACGCCGCTGCTCATCATCTCGAAGCTCGAACAGTACGACGTCGTGGGGGCGACTGCGCTGGCCGTGGTGATGCTGTTCATTTCCTTCATCATGCTGTTCGTCGTCAACGGGCTGCAGTGGTGGGCGGCCACCCGTCACGGTCGCGCGGCCGACGGCGGGCTACGGT